ACTCATCCACACGACCATCCACACGACCATCCACACGACCATCCACACTCTCATCCACACTCTCATCCACACTCATCCACGCGCCCATCCACACTCATCCACGCGCCCATCCACACTCATCCACGCGCCCATCCACACTCATCCACACTCTCATCCACACTCATCCACACTTTCATCCACACTCTCATCCACACTCATCCACTCGCCCATCCACACTCATCCACGCGCCCATCCACACTCATTCATGCGCCCATCCACGCGCCCATCCACAGGCTCATTCACACTTTTggaatttatcttagccaatccacacACTGGCATGCTTTTAGGAGGTGGGacgaaaccagagaacccagaggaagcccacaTGGACATAGGAAGAAGTCGAGCTCAGGCTCGAACCACAACCATGAGGAGGGAACGCTACTGTGCTGCCCAGTTGTGTTTATtgtacagtataaaaataaattacttcaGATTTTCTCACATAAGATTCAATGTTCACACTCAATCTGGAAGTTTCCATCAACATGATGTAGATTTTATATTCTactctaaatatatatatttatacatttggaATATGTATCAGTAGTGAGATGAACACACAGTGATAACTCCTAATCTACATTACAGTGTTCAGTAATATTAATGCAATAAATTACATGGACATCACTAAACCATGACCTGTAATAACTTGGAGAGAGAGTTATGATGCCATCCATATGGTGAAGGGAATGATCAGTGTGAgtaacactccacacacagacacactgcccAGAAACACcgtaatgaacacacacaacacaagacTCAGGAACGAGCTGGTCCTACTGAACACGATCTTCCTGACCCTTTTACAGAACTgcaaaaagagaagagaagagaaggtgaaggtgaaggtgtgTTCAATGActtttgatttgtatttcacATACAGTGaatacagtagtgtgtgtgtgtgtgtgtgtgtgtgtctacaaaAATACAGTATGAATCAGGCACAATAATGTGCGTCAGTTCATGTCAACAACTGACAAAGTTTCTGTCACATGACTTTGCATACaattagtcatttttaaaaaataaatttcctCCTGATAACTATATGACTAATTAATAGTGAtcttactgtatgtgtatgtgaacCTTTCCTTGAATACCGGTTGTCTCCCATAATCAGAGACCTGGGTAAAGGTCgtgtttaaacagaatggtacAGTAAGTGGATGAAATCGTGTGTTTAAGATTGCAGGGTTGCAGACAGCAATTACACAAAAAcagtggtgtgatgtagtgtacaTTTAATTCATCTATGAGGTGTCACGAGAAAGGAGTAATATTAGACATAAAGGAAGCAGAGGAAGATCATAAAATTATAATAGGATTATATGTCACTCAAATTCCCAGAATACGTTCCCAGAAAAAGTTGGTGAAGTTTTAATTCTGATTTAACAATAGGTGGAGATAAAACACTTCTCTGCCCTAAAGCCATCAttatttagttacagtggtggaaatcacatcACGcaatttattatgtttatcaTTAAGTTCttataatgattattttgattattcaCTGgaattgaatgagtttaatccaaacctcagtaactgaaaaaaaaaaaaaaaagtcacctataaataatgtaaagtaGATCCTAacgtgttctgtcagtggaaaatcCCGAGGTAAAAAGCTGTATAACTCTAATAAACATCCAGAATATTGATTACtgcacacattaaaataatcagCCTGATATTTGAAAAGTTGATAAAAGTTGATGATCATAAAATAAGGTCCAGGAGATTTAATTGACAGTTAAAGGGTCCCTGGTtccaaaatgtttgagaaataCTGatgtagtacacacacacacacacgcacgcacacgcacacacacacacacacacacacacacacacacacacacacacacacacacaccttttataGCCtcacaaaatgtgtgtgtccaGCTGAATACTCGTGTTAGAAACACTGTGTATCATGCCATTTTAAATCCAATTTTAACTTTGGTATTTAATGTGGGAGATGATGTGTCTTAGCCATAGCTGTAACTCGCAAAAgtaaaatcttttgttttttataatcaaacatactgtaactgtaagtaaatcaaaaactttgattttttttttaaaataatcaccGTCGGTTTTTACTTCAACAAATTAAATGAAGCTGcacccagtattcctgggatataGTCCGGATCTGCCACGCCCCTGACCGGAATAAAACTCTTACTGAAGGAGTTTATCAATTTCTGATAGGAAAAACAATATTCACATTAAAACTTTATCTTCTACTGCTGAAATCATAGAGACTGTCCTGTTTCTCATCCCAgaactcttattcacaatctgctcacactgaacatcctgtacacacactcagtactgtttcactcttctacacctgtacacaggaatgatttataatcacactatccgtgtcacccagatgaggatggttcccttctgagtctggttcctctcaaggtttcttcttcatatcgtctcagggagtttttcctcaccaccatcacctctggctcgctcattaggatctaaatctacatctgtagatttctgtaaagctgatttgggacaatgtctattgttaaaagtgttatataaatgaaactgaactgaatataTTAATCATATACGGAGTATAAAAACTCAAACTCAGTACAAGCTAAATAACCATCAATAAAGATAAATTTATTAACTTGCTAAAATAAGCTATTTTCTTGAATTtaagtaaaatgtaattaattaaatgagatATTGAGATACTTCTTGATTTTTGGATATATTCAGCATTAAAATATCTGAAAACATGTGGAATGATGGAAACTTCCTCAAGTTATAATGACTCATTTCCTGTCTCGCctttattacatttcataatTCCCGTTTGGCGGGCTAGTTTCATTTCTCCTGCcctcatttcatcatttctaattttaaacCACAGAATAACAAACTCCAAGCCAACCGTGTCGACAGATACGCCTCCGCCACCAAGTCTACTCCTTCTTGTTACTGATTTGTAAtatccttaaaatatacttcaaataGGAAagaagctattaaagaaaaactatttcagacatttgaccttgctttGACCTTGACAAAATGTCATCAGTTCATCTGcaggttacagtgataattccataCACATCCTACAAACATTCCAACACTCGCTGTTGAGAATCTGGGACGGACAGACGCAGGggcaaaacaaaatgtaatggACAAAATAAATACCTGATGTCTAAGACCAGTGTAAGGTAGAGCAGGTAAATATTTCTGCATTGTTCCAAATAAGGCATATTGAAAACACGGTCCCCTgcgtatggagacttttgggacatgctgtatTTTGGTTTAGTTTTAAAGTTTTGATCCCAAACTACAAAATGTCAGTCCACAGATTCCAAGATCCCACACgtgatcatgtgaaaaacatgaaaatgcatTTCAACATGTTAGGCCCTGAAAGTGCACGTGTGGACTCAAGTAAACATGCGTGACATCATGTAAATAACGTGATCATAACGTGAGAATAGCTAAAACCATGTGTGAAAGATTAAGTTCTGAAAAATggattaatatgtaaaaattgcacgtgaaaaatataaacatgcattacatGTGCAAAATGTGTGAACGATAAGTGAATAAAGCTGTACACTCATGGATAAAAACTAAATGCTTTTACACATGATACTGAAAACTAAAACTATATGTAGTGCCTACATGAATGTGATCTGAATCCTACATGAATGTGATCTGAATCCTACATGAATGTGATATGAATCCTACATGAATGTGATATGAATCCTACATGAATGTGATATGAATCCTACATGAATGTGATCTGAATCCTACATGAATGTGATATGAATCCTACATGAATGTGATCTGAATCCTACATGAATGTGATATGAATCCTACATGAATGTGATCTGAATCCTACATGAATGTGATCTGAATCCTACATGAATGTGATATGAATCCTACATGAATGTGATCTGAATCCTACATGAATGTGATCTGAATCCTACATGAATGTGATCTGAATCCTACATGAATGTGATATGAATCCTACATGAATATTATCGAAACTTGGATAACATAGTCCTATATGAAGCCCATGTGAGAGTAAGACACGGTGTGAAGTTTTTCAGACTGTTGgttgtgttgtgtgatgttgtaCCTGGTAGGTCTGAAAGCTCACGCTGGTTCCATATCTGCAGAACATGACATAATGTTCACAGTTGAACCACAGCAGACTGTAGTCCATGGATCCCATCAGCTTCTCCGCTCGCCTGGCCACTTCTTCACCCTGGAGCGGCGGCCAACTGCACACCCTGTCCATGCTGTTCACCAGAATCTCAGCTCCGTACGCAAagtcctccacagagtccacacgaATGCTGGCCTTTTTTGCGATCACACCCAGAATCAGCCGATTGTTGGTCACCATCTTGGAGATGGCACTTTCATCAGCTGAGATAAGGGGCAGGATGTCAGGAATGAGGTGAGCCACACGGTTGTTGCCCAGGTAGATCCCAAAATGTGTGAAGAGCGTTCGGGGAACCTCCAGGAGATCCCCCCGCTTAAACATGGAGATGTCATATGTGTCTGGTTTCAACTTCTTTTTGTCCTCGTCTGTGATCAGCGCTGTGAAAAAGCCACAGAGGAACTGGAGGAGAAACATCGTCTGAGAGATGAGCTGTGTTTCTGAAAGGCTTGTGAAGGTTTTATCCTCCATGCGGAGGCTGAGGAGGGGCGTGGGGATTACAGACCTGGACCTATTCTCATACAGATTTATAGAAAAGAATGTCACATGTTCAGtgaaacacaatacacaatggGTTACTCAACTTCAGCTCCACTCCTCACTAAAGGGGACAAAAAATAAGGAgaaatgcaaaaacagaaatCAGTTTCTATTTTTGGTTGAGGTCAGGTCAGCGTGGTGCAACTGTGAACTTTTAATTCTCTCAAATCcttgtataaatataaaaacgtCCTTTTACACAACGTTACACAATCTGAGTTCCCTGAGGACGCTGAAGAACTCTATAACAGAACTCTATTACTCTCCAGATGTGTTCTGACATTTTTTAtctgaatgtgaaataaattctGTCACCAAAACGAAGAATTTGAACATAACATCTGGAACATAATTTCAATTTGATCTAATTCAACTACATAACTTCAATTACAAATTCAAATAGaggcataaaaataataaataaaaataaaattcagactGCAGTGGCACATTTCTCACTCCATCGGGCTTTTCTCAGGCTGCAGACACACAACTTGTACATCATTTATCATATACATATCATTTTACccgattttctttttaaacttgtgttaaacacacacacacacacacacactcacacgcataTGTTACATACCAACACAAGTAAGGGCATGACCGCACACAGGATTGTTTTTCTCACGAGAGTggatctgatgtgttttattctctaaTTTGTAGATTATGGTATCTTACTgaatatgtttatttcattactcTTGATTATTTCTCACTGCAAACACTATTCTTCTTCTGCTGcagctgtagtgtgtgaatttccctctgggattaataaagtgatctatctaatGATAAGAGACAAAGAATCAGTTCTAAACATTTATTAGCATTAAATGAGTAGAGTACAAAAACATACGTGATTAACATAAAACTGTTAAACTTcagtaaacatataaacatattagaGCAGCACTGAGTCACTGTCAGTACAGTTTAGTGATATctcactacaacacacacacacacacacacacacacttcggcAAACCTGTGTTAAACTGAACACAGATGTAATGAAGCATGATGTAGACACGATAATAAAAGTCTCTTATCCGGCCATCCAGAGGATGAAGGAAATTAGAAGGACAGGAAGTGCTGTGGATACGGATAATCCCACGAACAATATGGAAATTATTCCGATGACTGTAGTGAGCAGGACACTCCTCTGATCCCGGATAACAGATTTCAGGCACTCACAAAACTGCacaggagaaggagaaaagcGTCAGTGTGTTACTGAGTTTAGATTggtctctgacacacactctcacactgacacacacactcactgacacacacactcactgacacacacactcactgacacacacactctcactgacacacacacactcacactgacacacactctcacactgacacacacactcacactgacacacacactcactgacacacactcactgacacacactcactgacacacacactctcactgacacacacactctcactgacacacacacactcacactgacacacacacactcacactgacacacacacactcacactgacacacactctcacactgacacacactcacactgacacacacactcacactgacacacacactcacactgacacacactcacactgacacacactcacactgacacacacactctggcacacacactctgacacacactatgacacacactcactgacacacactcactgacacacactctcactgacacacacactctcactgacacacactctcactgacacacactcacactgacacacactcacactgacacacacactcacactgaaacacacactcactgacacactcactgacacactcactgacacatgctcactgacacacactcacactgacacacactcacactgacacacactcacactatgacacacactcactgacacacactcactgacacactcactgacacacactcacactgacacactcacactgacacacactcacactgatacacacactcactgacacacactcactgacacacacactctgacacacactatgacacacactcactgacacacactcactgacacacactcacactgacacacactcacactgacacacacactcacactgaaacacacactcactgacacacactcactgacacactcactgacacacgctcactgacacacactcacactgacacacactcacactgacacacactcactgacacacactcacactatgacacacactcactgacacacactcactgacacactcactgacacacactcacactgacacactcacactgacacactcacactgacacacactcacactgatacacacactcactgacacacacactcactgacacacactatgacacacactcactgacacacactcactgacacacactcacactgacacacactctcactgacacacacactctcactgacacacactctcactgacacacactctcactgacacactcactgacacacactcactgacacacacacacactgacacacacactcactgacacacacactctcactgacacacactcacacacacactcactgacacacactcacactcactgacacacactcacactcactgacacacactcactgacacactcactgacacacactcacactgacacacacactcactgacacacactcactgacacacactcactgacacacactcacactgacacacactcacactgacacacactcactgacacactcacactgacacacactcacactgacacacactcactgacacacacactcacactgacacacacactcactgacacacactcactgacacacactcactgacacacactcacactgacacacacactcacactgacacacactcactgacacacacacactgacacacacactcactgacacacactcactgacacacactcactgacacacacactcactgacacacactcacactgacacacactcacactgacacacacactcactgacacacactcacactgacacacacac
This Pangasianodon hypophthalmus isolate fPanHyp1 chromosome 26, fPanHyp1.pri, whole genome shotgun sequence DNA region includes the following protein-coding sequences:
- the lratb.2 gene encoding lecithin retinol acyltransferase b, tandem duplicate 2, with product MEDKTFTSLSETQLISQTMFLLQFLCGFFTALITDEDKKKLKPDTYDISMFKRGDLLEVPRTLFTHFGIYLGNNRVAHLIPDILPLISADESAISKMVTNNRLILGVIAKKASIRVDSVEDFAYGAEILVNSMDRVCSWPPLQGEEVARRAEKLMGSMDYSLLWFNCEHYVMFCRYGTSVSFQTYQFCKRVRKIVFSRTSSFLSLVLCVFITVFLGSVSVCGVLLTLIIPFTIWMAS